A genomic window from Deltaproteobacteria bacterium CG11_big_fil_rev_8_21_14_0_20_42_23 includes:
- a CDS encoding 30S ribosomal protein S11 — protein MAADVKKSTPKKGKKRVKKNIPVGKVYINSTFNNTSITVTDPKGNVLSWSTAGGCGFKGSRKNTPFAAQLAAEDAVRKAVDQCGLRSAAVIVKGPGAGRESAVRVLQRTGVKVMSITDKTPIPHNGCRPPKRRRV, from the coding sequence ATGGCTGCAGATGTGAAAAAAAGTACCCCTAAAAAAGGGAAAAAAAGAGTTAAAAAGAATATCCCTGTAGGGAAGGTGTATATCAATTCTACCTTCAACAACACGAGTATTACGGTAACAGATCCAAAAGGAAATGTCCTAAGCTGGTCAACCGCAGGTGGCTGTGGTTTTAAAGGCTCAAGAAAAAACACTCCTTTTGCAGCTCAGCTTGCAGCTGAAGATGCTGTGCGCAAAGCGGTTGACCAATGTGGGCTTCGCTCTGCAGCAGTGATTGTAAAAGGCCCAGGAGCTGGTCGTGAATCAGCTGTTCGTGTTTTGCAACGAACTGGAGTGAAAGTAATGTCTATCACTGACAAAACTCCAATTCCACACAATGGATGCAGACCACCAAAACGAAGAAGAGTATAA
- a CDS encoding 30S ribosomal protein S13 has protein sequence MARIAGIDIPSNKRIVIALTYICGIGKVTSERILKAAGISESLRAHELDDTQIAKIRDIIESQEIMVEGDLRRRVQANIKRLKDLGTYRGMRHIRKLPARGQRTKTNARIAKARKRVPVAGKRKAPGPK, from the coding sequence AAGCGTATTGTGATTGCGCTTACCTATATTTGTGGGATTGGAAAAGTAACATCAGAACGCATTTTGAAAGCTGCGGGAATTAGTGAATCACTCCGCGCTCATGAACTCGACGATACGCAAATTGCAAAAATTCGTGACATCATCGAGTCTCAAGAGATTATGGTTGAGGGTGATTTGAGACGCCGCGTTCAAGCGAACATAAAAAGGCTCAAAGACCTTGGCACTTACCGTGGTATGCGCCACATTCGTAAACTTCCTGCACGTGGTCAACGTACCAAAACAAATGCTCGTATTGCAAAAGCGAGAAAACGTGTTCCAGTAGCAGGAAAACGAAAAGCACCAGGACCTAAATAA